The Atribacterota bacterium genome includes the window TGAACTTTCCGAGATGCTCGATCTCTCACCGGAGATACTAAAGGAAGCCTTAAAGGCGCGTAAAGCGGCACAGGAAGTATCTATTGATCAGAAAAGAAGAAAAGATATCGATTTGCAGGGACCTATTGATATTAATAAAATAAAAAGAGAAATAAAGAAAAGAAGGTATAGAGACAATCGATAAGATCAGCGATAGTACTGTGAATAAATACATACCAATAGTTAAAGCTATTGCCAGGAGGCATATTAATTCAGGAGAATCCCTTGAAGATTTGGAGCAAATTGGTTATCTGGGATTGCTCAATGCCTTTCAGCTTTTTGATAAAACAAAAGGTGTTAAATTTGAAACCTATGCTACCTGGCTTGTTAACGGGGAAATACGTCATTATATAAGGGACAAAAATTCAGTGGTAAAGATTCCCCATTGGATAAGAGAGTTTAACCGAAAAATTGATAGATATGTAGAGAAATTTCACAAGGAATACCATAAATTTCCTACTATTAGGGAGATTTCTGACCAATTTAATATTACCGAAGATGGTATCAGAGAGGTATTGAAAGGCCGGAATGCAGTACAAGTGGTATCTTTAGATAAAGAATTAAGACAAGATGAACAGGAAAATATTCCTATGTTAGAGCAGATTAAAAGCAAGGAATATCGTTCTTTTCAATTGCCTGTAGAGGATAGTATACAACTAAGAAATGCTTTGCATTCGCTTAAGAAAATCCAGAAGCAGGTAATTTATTATCTCTTCTATAAGGATTTGACCCAGATTAGTACTGCAAAGAAATTAGGATTAACTCAGAGACAGGTATCTCGTATCAAGCAAGAGGCTATAGATGAATTAAGAAAAAATCTATAAATATAAAAGGAGCATCGGACGATGTTGGGGAAAAAGATAGTAGTAAAATACAATGATGGTACCATTATAAAAGGATACACCACCGATTTTAATCCCGATAAAGATTTTTTTCATGTTTATCTGGTTGATAAAGATTTAGAAACAGTTAGAGAGGAGAAAATTGAAATCAAACTTGAAGCCATAAAGGCGGTCTTTTTTGTCAAGAGCTTTCAGGGTAATAAGGATTATAAAAAAGTTAGAACCTTTGAAGGCCATTCTTCCGGTTCTCTTTCCCAGCGTAAAATCATAGTTATTTTTAAGGATGGGGAGAATTTTTACGGCACCACTCATAGCTATTCTCCAGAGCGGAGCGGTTTTTTTGTCTTTCCTATTGATGAAGAGGATAACAATGACCGGGTATTTGTCCCAAGGAGTGCCCTGGAAAAAGTACATGTCAAAAAATTTGGCAGTGATGACTTTGACATCTACCTGTACGAAAACTAAAAAAACGTATAGCGTATAACGTATATAGTAGTATACCGTAAAATAATGAAGAAGTTTGGTAATAATTAAGAATTAAAATTTCATGTAAAATATATGAGAAAAGATGGCTGAAAAAATAAATCATTTTAAAGAGCTAAAAATTTGGAGAAATGGTATAGAATTAGTAAAAAATATTTATTCTGTAACAGAAAGTTTCCCTGGTAATAATGAAATATATGGACTTATTTCTCAGATGAGAAGGTCTTCGATTTCGATACCTACAAATATAGCTGAAGGATTTAAAAGGTTGCATAATAATGAATTCAGACAATTTTAATATCGCTTTAGGTAGTTGTGCTGAATTAGAAACACAGTTGATTATAGCTAATGAATTGAAATATATATCAGATGAAACTAGAGAAAAAATTATTGATGATATAAATCATATTTCCAGGATGGTTTATAATTTAATAAAAAAATTATAACTATTTTTACTCCAAAAATGTGGTTTAATTATACGGTATACATTATACTGATATATATACTGGTATACCAAGGATTTTAAAGTGGCAGGACATAAGCTAGTAATTAAATATAAAGACGGCTCTATAATAAAAGGTTGGGTGGAAAATTTTAAACCTGAGCGGGGAATGGTTATTATTCATCCCTTAAAAGAATATTCTGATGAAGAAAGATTAGAAATAAGATTCGATGAGCTCAAAGCTATCTTTTTTGTGAAGGATTTTATAGGTAACAGTGAATATGAAAAA containing:
- a CDS encoding sigma-70 family RNA polymerase sigma factor; the encoded protein is MNKYIPIVKAIARRHINSGESLEDLEQIGYLGLLNAFQLFDKTKGVKFETYATWLVNGEIRHYIRDKNSVVKIPHWIREFNRKIDRYVEKFHKEYHKFPTIREISDQFNITEDGIREVLKGRNAVQVVSLDKELRQDEQENIPMLEQIKSKEYRSFQLPVEDSIQLRNALHSLKKIQKQVIYYLFYKDLTQISTAKKLGLTQRQVSRIKQEAIDELRKNL